The window CTGAAGAGGATAAGTCCGAAAGATGCTAATACTGTAGACGAAGTCTGCATGTCAATTTATGTGGTCGTAATTTTGCTCAGGCGACCAAAGGATTCGAGAGCGTTTCCCGGATTGGTGGTCACCCGACAAAATTTACCAATAAGTGCCAAATAAGGAAGGGCATCCATTTTAGCTGCATCAACTATTTATAGGTACAAAGAGTCGTAtgacgcacacacgcgcacgcgcgTACACAAACACGCACTCGCTCACGTACACAAAGTTCACTGTTTACAAATAACCAGGTGAGGGCAACCAGTTAGAAAATAAAGAGCCACAAATTTTGCTCCTGCAGCAAAGAGCCACAACAGACTCATCAGAGAGCCCAAGAGACACACCACACACATGatcatcattccctcctcacacacattcCTTGGCTCAGCCAGATTTGTTCTCAATGTCACACGCCAACATTATTACAATCaactcctacagagtaccaagaccacagggcagttattttacaaaagtaaaattGTGTGCTCTTTCTCATACAGACAAACTACCATTTCAACCAATCTTGtcaaattcagttacactgaaaacatttcttggatacaatacaggtaatgtttcagtatctaactacaataagtatgagattgtgatttattttgacttgatctaagttctaatgttagactactCTATCCACATACTGTTTCTAAAGGCGAACaatcattttccccgtggtacatgttatcttgaagttgaaaacttttcccctctacatgttttaggaagatatagatcatctactgctacctttcatcaatggattgacaatagataccgccgtataTTACGTTACATTTTAACAATTCGTCATGATTGCCGACagaaatgtttgttacaatgtatcgctaccttgttgccactaacgccgattatgttgaaccacactttcagcattttcaaaatattgccgATATAGACCGTTGTGTTTATTCATTGACAGGCCAGtggatttaacttttcttcagataaagtttgtcagatcaagaatttttattgatgaaaaatctgtttaaataccattttatatcatgttctactaatattagttgaaattggaaaagattatttctgagtttaaaatttttgttttctattttgattatgtgtttgtttattttattttcaatttacagttatattaatccagtaagttattttaaggtctcgagattccatccctaatcacaaccgcaactttatctgcgagcatgactgaccacacctgtacatttttcaaatgtgagtgaatgtATTATTGCATTTGGTGGTCCCTAGCTGAGCATAtagcatatccatccatccaatttctttgtcaCCTTCAATCACAAttacaataaatttgtttttaaaaaaaatcaacgtttttttgacaaatataacatccaaaatgcaaactccacacaggtgtaaCTGGATTCGGACCAAGATCCTCAGAAGTGGGAAACAGAagtgctaaccagtcggccaCCGTGCTACTAAAATGTCATATCAAGTACTGTAAAATTTTAACAGACTTGCCATAATCACTGAAACGCACTACTTCAGAACATTTCTATTTGATGCAAATGAGGAAATTAGGTTGTTGGCTTTATTGGCTTCTTTctacatttgaactttttttttagtcctcatagagggtgggggggggggtcaaaagaAAGCAACATGCCACAGTGTTTCgtgtttctattttttatttgataaatgCTGGGACAGATGATTAACTTGACGTCAAACCATTGCAGCGGCTGCTTGGACAACAGCAGTTACAGTTTAGGGTATTACGCCCAATTGTTGTGCCCAATCAGATCATTTGTTTCCTTGCCAAGACTGCACACAGATTTTAGAGCCCTCCATAATGGCACCGCCCTCTCTCTAAAAGTTGATTGACCAATACTCAGATTGATTGTTGTGCAAAACACGAACATGGTGCTGACAGTGTAGCTTAAATAGTCACCAATGTCAAAATTATGTGTAAATAACAGggtgaaagaataaaaaaaattataagccgcgcagaaaaagaagacgacacATTGAGAAATTCCGGTGACAGTCAGCCAAAACTGAGTCCGAAGTCTTACAATGGGGAAGGGAATTCCATTCTTCGCCACACTTCTCATGTGACCTTGCAGGTAGCGAAAAGTGGTCCAGCTGGTAATGATCTTAAACCCAAAAATGGTCCACATGTAGACCCAGGTGATGATGAAACTAATttgattgaaaagaaaaatgggggAAGTGAAGCCAGTCGGTGTCAATTTCACAGAGTCGTTGGTGGAACAGAGCAGCGGAGGCCCCTCAGTTAGATGAAAGGCCATTCTTACGGTGTAATTGTTGAGCAAAATCCCGAGATTGAGACAAAAAGCAATCAAAGTGGCAACTTTGATGTTTCTCTTCAACCAAATGAGCAGAGCACATCGCACAGGGACGATATGGATGAAGAAGTAAAAATTCAGCCAAACGTAGGAGCTCATGCTCTGATGCACTAAGTACTGCATTATCGACCACAGCAAACAAGATCCTTCCACAGTTAGATGATCCTCCACCGTCAAGGTCAGCATTAAAAAGACTGCATACAAAATGGAGCACCACATGATATATTCCAAGAGTATCTTCAAAGGCTGCTTCGGTCTTTTACTGTTGCCTCGTGGCTTGGCAATGCAATACAGAAAGAAAATGTCTGTGCCGAGGCTGAAAATGACAAGGGGACTGTTGACTAAAAAGAATATCAGCCTACTGATATGAATCTGTTCTTCCATTGATGGCTTTAAAGTGTCAAATAATTCAAAGAAATGCAGGAGTTCATCAACATGTCAGTCTATCACACGTGCCTTGTGAGCGACGACTTCTAAGGCCAAGCGGGAGACTGGTGTTAATATGCATTTGCATTATCGGCTCAACTATCGGAAGGAATATTAATGGTGCGTTTCCACCGCAGGATGCTAAGCTGCTGATGTACTCAACATGTTCAGGGGAACTGAGTATAACATGAAAAACATTGCCAGTCTCTCTGTGACACAATCATCACCATATCCAGACAAAGTAGTGATACCAGTTGTAGGAGTCGTTTATCATCGTGGTTTCGTTCCATAACCTCTGTGATGGAAAGTAATATGTGAAGTAGTGATCATATACAGACGATTGCCACGTAGTTGCAAATGGGGACCCATAGATTACTATATATTTatctaaacaaataaatactgtaaatttattttcaattttggaGGAACCAACCACAAAAACGCTATCAGACGATAACAGTTAGATACCCGCTTATTCAAGAAtttttaggtttaaaaaaaaaatgtcttttttaactGGCATCAATTACCCATTGATTTTCACGATGCTCAGTCTAGCCCCGTTCCTATGCCCTGcgataagtaaaaaaaacaaaaaaaaaaaaaaaagcaaaaacaaacaaaaaaaataatgtatatacacatacgtatgggtgtgattgtgagtgcgactattgtatgtcacctgcccgatgatagctgggatagcctccagcactcccacgacccgggtggggataagcagctccattttctcatcccagctgtcaacggccaggaggcgcggtacaccctcaactggctgccagccaattgcagagcacatctagacaaacagccgcactcacaatcacatctaggggcaatctagagtatccaattatgttgcatgtttttgggatgtgggaggaaaccggagtgcctggacgaaacccacgcaggcccggggagaagatccaaactccacacaagcgggaccTTGGatctgtgagaccaacgctttccagttgagtcactgtgccgcctatgGATATACATACAAAGGATTTTAAAGCCTTATATATAATACCACGTTTAACAGTGTTGCATCTTtcactttgaatgtgtgtggctttaaaagccAGTGCTACGGCTGTTGAGTGGCATGGGAGTCTGCGAATGAGAGTGTAGCGTTGGTTGTTGTTAGCACTGGATAGCAACAGGCTGTTAAGCGGTTAACCGTTATCCAGCTCCCATTTTGAGGGTCTCTGGACATCAGTTGAGCCATGCATGCATCTTCTGTTTATTTTGTTGCATAAGGTAATTAAAAGTCCAGCAGCTGTGTCCATCCCTTACCACCTGTGGAGGGATTACAAATTCTAACTAGCAGTCATGGGCTATACAAATTAGGCAACGATGGGTACTTGACTGTAAACATGCAGTTGTGCTCCCCCCACCGAACACACAATACACACAGCAATGCTTCcatatgcacacacatataAAGCACATGCCAGAAACTCTCATTGACCTTAACACTTTGTATTTGGTAAGTGCAAGGTATCTTCTATGGTTGTTGAAAACAGGCCACTGACTTCAAATCAAAGAATATTCCATGTGTTTACCCGCCAAAAGTGACTttcttgcacattttttttccaacgggcATCATCCTCTCAATTATTTGACATTTGTGTGAattaccttaccttaccttgTAAACCTCACAATGGgtccttttttttctcgtcaGCAGTCGCATCAATTATTGTCATCATTAAGAGTCAGAGACAGACATCTGTGCAATGTGtctttatttaaataaacacatCCGACTAAAACGCCAGAGTAGAGAGGATATAAGTGgcataaaaataatattccaaacAAATTATGATACATCTTTACATTCCTACACTCACGTGGCACATCAAATACGCCTAGTATACAAATATACACACTTAACGCAAACAGACTTAAAGCCACAGGATTTGTCTTTCAGTGTATTTGAATGAAATTTCCCAATGCCTCATATGTCCTGCACTTGGACAGTCTGTGAATAAATAAAGGCTGGTATCGGATTGCAAAGTCAGTCTTAAATTTCCATTACTTGAACTTTAATGGTTGTCACGTATGGAAGCTTTATCAGCAACTTAATAAAATCACAGCAGTGCCAGCACATATTCCTCACCTAACAAATGTTTTCGCATTACTAGTCTGGGGATGGAAATGATCATTACCCACGCAAAGGCACTGAAATgggcagagattttttttctaggcACATTTTAATTGCAAAATTGTGTACTTTAGTCATAGAGggtcatgaaaaagtattggcttATTCTCAAATTGATATATTTATGCATTGTTAACCACATTTTTAACTTCATTTTCACTGAAACCTGGACTCAAGACCTGATTACCTCCAGATCTGTTAAATCCAGCAATCacttaaataaaacatttgagaaaatgaaGGCAGCCAAAAGATCTCAAAAACCTGCAGCAAAATGCTATGATCCAAAGGGATTCCACAATAGACAAGAAATAAACTAAATGGATAGGGctataaatacatttctgaaaCCTTTGGATTCCAGCAAACCATGTTGAGacattatcttaaaaaaaaaaaccatgcaacagTTGTGAACGTTTTCAGCAGTGGCCGGCCTACAAAAAATGAGCACAAAAGCGAAGCGACAACTCACACTGGGGGTCACAAAGGACCTAGAACATCTAAAGAGGTACAGGCCTCCCTTGTCTCAGTTAAAGTGCTCAGTATtcaacaataaggaagagactGGGCAACAATGACTTTCATGGCAGAGCTCTGAGGCACAAATCACTGAAGACTAAAAAAGAGCAAAGGCTCATCTTACTTTGGGAGGGGGAAGCAGCTAAATGACTCCCAAGAGCGAAGAAAATATTCTACAGTCCAATAACCTGAAAGTTtgactttttggaatgtgtatGTCTTGTTATATCTGGTGTGAATGTAACACAGCATTTCTGAAAATGAACATCATACCAAGAGCCAACCATGATGGTGGTAGTGGGAATGTCTGGGGCTGCTTAATGGCTTCAGGAACTGGACAACTTTCTGTGATCgatggaaccatgaattatGTGCTCTTCACTAGAAAACCCTGAcggagaatgttcagccatcagtttgtgactgTGAAGCACACTTCAGTTCTGCAGGAggacaaataaaaactgaatgactatgctaaaaaaaaaaacatgacagtttTGGAGGGGCTTTGTCAAAATGAGAATTGGTATTAAATGTAAATCCtttggcatgaccttaaaaaatgtcgttcaggatttaaaaaaaaaatcatcattcatTGCGTAATTAAAACAATTGTGAagggaagagtgggccaaaatatctctCAAGAGGATGTGGAAAAACGCTCTGCCAGTTAGAGAAAACGGTTGATTTTAGTTATTGGTTATGAGAATCACCCAACCAGTTGTGACCAGTTGTCACCTCCTGCCatcaggaaggaggcagggtacagtctgaactggttgccagccaatcgcagggcaccttgaaacaaccatttacactcacaatcccacctaagaACAACTtaagagtctctaattaatgcatgttttttggatgaaggaggaaaccggagtgcccagagaaaacccacgcaggcacggggaggacatgcaaactccacacagggagggctgggattgaacccaggtcctcagaactgtgaggccaacactttaataataataatttgagaatGTGCCAACACTTTGTTCAGCTCTGTATTAAGTCACATATCATAACATGATTCTCGCCTGCTGAATGTCACCTATTATTAGTGACGATTGTTTGTGAcaatgtgtgcgtgtttgcgtTCCAGGTTAGAAGTAGTCTCTGCGACGTGAATCGTCACTTAAGAAGGATGGGTTCCACTGGGCCGGATAGATACATGAGTGGCGAGACCCTGGGAGACCTGAGAACGGGTACAAGCCATTTCTCTCCAGATCAGAGTTTCGCAAGGCGGGCTGCAAGAAAACACAGAGATTCTACTTATCTTTGCTTTTCAGACACTAAAGAGCTGCCTATCTTTAAAAATTTGGTTTGTCCACTTTTTTCTGAATTTCAATAGCTTCAAAATTTGTCATGAATATTTCTTTGCAAGTCATTATCACAATTGTTAATAGATAATGGCtttaatatttgacattttattgttttattatatcAACATTGCAATGGTGGACGTAGAATCAATGTACCAGTATATTAGATTTTGAGTTTCCATccacaaaaatatttctgtttatGGATTATTTCACCTTTATGAATTCtgttttaacccccccccaaaaaaaaaaaaaacaacaaacaaaaccaaaaaagttTGTTACACCAGATTAATCAGATCTCAAACATCAAAATTTAAACTCAGCACTCTATTTTGGAAACAAAGAACATTATTGAAAATTCAGTCAACGGACATTAGTATTGGTTTCAATTTTGTGCAGTATACTTGTTACGGGCGTAACGAGCCAACAATCATTGATTTCTGTACTGAAATGCGGAAGTTGCCTAACATTTGGGAGCTCTGTGACTATGTTAAGCAGTTAGTGGTTCTTTAGGAGGGAAACAAAAGAACTCTTCTTACAGAATAATAAATGTCAGTCATCTGCAGCAAGTTCTTGGTGCTGCCGTTCTCTTGCATTTCGATGGTCTCCCGGCCCCACTCCATGGAGATGCGGTTGCTTTTGGAAAAGTCGGCGTAAGGAGACATGTGCAGGTCGCCACTCTTGAAGATGATCTTGTTCAGATCATTCTTATCCCGCCTGGTGATAGAAACACAACAGTAAGTTCAAACAAGTTTTCCTTGTCAGGCGACTTTAATGGGAGACTTGTGTAAATGTAAAGAGCAAAATTAAAGCTGTTTAAGTAAAATTACaatgaattaattttcattAATCCGTCAGGCTTTGGTCGCGTTAAGAGTTCTCAATGTCTATGTTACACGTAGATAAATGATGGTGATGATCGGTACAATGTTCATGGTCATATTTCTCTTTCGATATTAGCAAATTAAACTATCACATCTTCCACTATTCGCTGAAAACaactatttgctgtttttgtactCAGTCCATAGTATATCATCAAATATAAGGTTTGCTTGTGGCTTCCTGGTGCTAATGTTGCCAatgttgaagtgaggggaggaactTAAATCCCGCTATTTACTCCAAAAGCGGTGCTTTGCTCCCGTCGTGTGATATCTCTCGCCACGTACagtacacacttttttttcaaggctgGCATCAAATACTCATAGATTTTTGCTATTTGCATATTCACTCAGTCTCTATTCCCTGTAACATAGTAAGGAAATACTGTTTATGCACAGGATGCAAGCTGTGAAGGAGCCATAACAGAGGCGGTATGGCGCCTATGTACGGGGTAAAGTTCAACACACACTACCCCCACCCTGATTTCCTTTTCTAATTATCTGAATATCAAATTCCATTTCACTGGGTTCTCTGTAAAAGGCACAGGTAGATAAAAGTCATATTGTCTTTTACGGCACTGTAGCAACTAAAACAGaacccaaaaatgaaaacactaaaACATTACGATTGCtattggtgcaaaaaaaaaaagcagtacatACACTGTAAGAATTTATACTCTCAcagtttaaaatgttgttttctggTTTTTACTCTCCACCAATTCCGTCTGATGTATTCAACGCTCCTTTTTATTCACAACTTCATGTTGAATGGCAATTTATTATATACAACAGGTTTATCGCCGATATAACGGAGCTGTCAAACCAATGACTGGTAAAGCATCAAAGAGCTATGGCATCAGTTACATATTGGTTAATTTCACACCAAGAGCATGTCTCTGCTCTACAGTATTTACTGTTGTACTGTGTCAAAATGACTTCTGTGGCAAGGTCACAGAGTACCAAGTAAGTGATAGTGAATGAGCATTGTGACAGTAGATTGGCTAGAGATAGAGATGAGCATCTTACTTGCAGCAAGTGACGATAAGAGCAATGATGAGGATAAGGAGCAGGGCGCCCCCCGCAGGCGACACAACAACCGCGATTAGCTTGTAAACTGCAAAGACAAAGCACATGTGGAGATGTTCTATTCACGATGCTAGATTTAATTCAACGTGAACAGTAACTTCTTGAAGCTTAGTGCCGCTTACAATTTCCACAATTGAACCCTCCAAATCCAAACGTGCACCTGGAATGTAAGAAAGAGGCTTGAAGTGAGAATATGCTCTCATGTCCATGGTACACAATGTAAACTTACGGAACACAGGTGCCATTATCCAGCTTGTAGCCATCCCCACATTCTGTAAAACAAGACAGACGACATTTAAATAAGTTATTGCTTGGTTCACTGGCCcatgttgttatttttgttggagagcacaaacaaagaaacacaatCATAGGTCTTACCTAAGCAGGACAGGTCATCAAGGTTATGTTTGTAATAACCTGGTAGACATTTGCATTGGGCAGTGCCGCTGACATCGGAGCAGGTGGAACGTTCAGGGTTGCACAGAACCTTCTGGGCCACACAGAGACTTTCCACTGCGAACACAGTGCAAGAACCCTTGAGGACTAGGAAGAGGTAGATTACACGTGGTCAGAAAAAAACATCCGCCTTCAATTCATCAGCGtgttcacaggtgtcaaaggtCTCACATGTGTGTCAGCtgcattttttcaaatcattttatgtggTTCGCGAAAGGTTTCCAGAATTGCTCATTATTAGctataaaaatggaaattaccAAATGTGAGGACAGTTATGTAATATTATGGGGCAATGAGCTACCAcactaaagcgttggcctcacggttctgaggacccgggttagatctcggcccctcctgtgtagagtttgcatgttctccccgtgcctgtctgagttttctctgggcactccggtttcctcccacatcccaaaaacatgcaacaataattggacactctaaattgcccctaggtgtgattgtgagtgcggctctttgtctccatgtgccctgcgattggctggcaaccagttcagagtgttacccgcctcctgcaccttgacagctgggataggctccagcattccccgtgacccttgtgagtgtaagcggctaagaatagggatggatggatatttggaataggacaaaatgttttttgtggtcCACAAAAATATTGCGCTAAAGTCAAACCATCATAATGCATGTGGACTTTGACATACAGTATCTTGTGAGACTTCAGCTCACTCAGTAAACCATCAAAAGCAGGCTCCTCAAACTATTGTTTCATCACAGGGCTCATCAGAGTAATGTTCACCCTCAGGGGGCTGATTATAACTTCAAAACAGAAATGTATAACTTCCTCATCATATTTCATAATTACATGAAATAATTactgatcattttatttttatcaaccatgagttttttttttttttttttttaaatcgtcgatcagggtgtaccccgcctcctgcccattaacagctgggataggctccagcactccccgcaaccctcgtgaggataagtggcaaagaatggatggatggatgaagttacCACACAGAACATTTTAGGTAAGGGATAAAAAGTATAACTGCCTTGCACTCTAACCACAGCCTAGGCTCTATACAATCTGAGTCATTTATGGCTAAAATGCATCCTCTAGTGGTAGAATACAGCCATACAACATCACTATACATTCTCCTAATCCTCATTATGCTTGCAGTAGGTTTGATTGGATATAACAACTACATGTAAGTTGTGATGAACAAAAAttgagtgtgatttttttttgtttaccccCTACCGTGATAAGTGAGTTGGTAGTGAAGCATCACATGGCAGTGAGACTGTGAAGAGGTGCAATTTTTCAGGGAGTTCTGGACACTGTTGTAGACCTCAGCACTGGTCACATGGGAGGAGCTGGAGAACATGTTGATGGCCGATATATGAACGCCATCCTGTTCTCTGTGGGGAGGAGGTCTTTGCATGAGATTGTGGATGGTGTCTTTTCTATCATTTGGCCACCACATTTTTCTGGGTGAGTCGGTCCTCATGCTttgaagtaaaaatgaaaacctaCATTTCCACTAAACAGTACAAATAGAGTCCATGTCCAAATACAGTGGAATGGTACCAGGGTGAACCTACATTTCCAAGTGGTCATTCCTGAATTCCCCCTTAAGGGATTATAATGAGCGTActctaataaatgaaaaa of the Syngnathoides biaculeatus isolate LvHL_M chromosome 14, ASM1980259v1, whole genome shotgun sequence genome contains:
- the LOC133512508 gene encoding uncharacterized protein LOC133512508 yields the protein MEEQIHISRLIFFLVNSPLVIFSLGTDIFFLYCIAKPRGNSKRPKQPLKILLEYIMWCSILYAVFLMLTLTVEDHLTVEGSCLLWSIMQYLVHQSMSSYVWLNFYFFIHIVPVRCALLIWLKRNIKVATLIAFCLNLGILLNNYTVRMAFHLTEGPPLLCSTNDSVKLTPTGFTSPIFLFNQISFIITWVYMWTIFGFKIITSWTTFRYLQGHMRSVAKNGIPFPIELIVIMLACDIENKSG